Proteins from a genomic interval of Nitrospina gracilis Nb-211:
- a CDS encoding amino acid ABC transporter permease has protein sequence MEPARKPSGTVTQLAWNLVVAASFILLVYLPAEDALMGRAVPGSYRGLAELLPIGILYTLGVTVAGSLAAIFVGLVVAFGKLSGRRPLQLAASLYTETLRGIPLLVFLFYIYYALGEIFSVPKLLAAILGFGFSYGAYMADVFRAGIEAVPKEQGEAARSLGMNAQQAMFEIILPQAWRTIIPAIGNQTLGMLKDTSLVSVLAISDILRVANQYAATHFNYFETYTYVALTYLLLTLLFSKVVDLLERRVAFH, from the coding sequence GTGGAGCCCGCGCGCAAACCTTCCGGTACGGTCACGCAACTGGCGTGGAACCTGGTGGTGGCGGCGAGTTTCATCCTGCTCGTCTACCTGCCCGCAGAAGACGCGCTGATGGGACGCGCCGTGCCGGGCAGTTACCGCGGACTGGCCGAACTACTGCCGATCGGCATCCTGTACACGCTGGGGGTGACGGTGGCGGGCAGCCTCGCCGCCATCTTCGTCGGCCTCGTCGTCGCGTTCGGCAAGCTGTCGGGCAGGCGTCCATTGCAACTGGCCGCGTCCTTGTACACAGAAACCCTGCGCGGCATACCGCTCCTCGTGTTTCTGTTTTACATCTATTACGCGCTGGGGGAAATCTTTTCGGTGCCGAAACTGCTGGCGGCGATTCTGGGGTTCGGCTTCAGTTACGGCGCGTACATGGCGGACGTGTTCCGCGCCGGGATCGAGGCGGTGCCGAAAGAGCAGGGCGAGGCGGCGCGCAGTCTCGGCATGAACGCACAACAGGCGATGTTTGAAATCATCCTGCCGCAGGCGTGGCGGACCATCATCCCGGCGATCGGCAACCAGACGCTGGGCATGTTGAAGGACACCAGCCTCGTCTCGGTGCTCGCCATCAGCGACATCCTGCGCGTGGCCAACCAGTACGCGGCGACGCACTTCAATTACTTCGAGACGTACACCTACGTCGCACTCACCTACCTTTTGCTCACCCTGCTGTTCTCGAAAGTGGTGGATCTCTTGGAACGCCGCGTGGCATTCCATTGA
- a CDS encoding phage/plasmid replication protein, II/X family codes for MIDWVTAIIPCSNLNISRLNDGHICRINVDGKVEWSREIGKTIPGSYDSNIRISSYPISSGMHIKVDGNPIKWLQGHNLFGSNDLVGLVYSVLIRLSDIWEFKPCEKDLDSWRGGLYRVTRVDCADMWEFRCMEDVTSWLSAAQFQSKSRHGRPITTGGTLYFGKHSRRYSLKFYCKGEEIMARGHRISPDLPNNEKLIRFSKNKLRYELVLRRPKLEELELDYAGAWNIKTPNILLRSFLKKLDLADQFRLTGEKYRFLKPRLQVVFEAWKSGTDLKAVLAKNTFYRYRREILKHGVDIGIPRNNPDKDLIPIRNILDQEFIRVPKWAIESGLLYLPKID; via the coding sequence CCTGTTCAAATTTGAATATTTCCAGATTGAATGATGGGCACATTTGCCGAATCAACGTTGACGGAAAAGTGGAATGGTCCAGGGAAATCGGTAAAACCATACCCGGCTCGTATGATTCAAATATCAGGATAAGTAGCTACCCTATTTCATCCGGAATGCATATCAAAGTAGATGGGAACCCAATTAAATGGTTACAAGGTCACAATTTGTTTGGATCCAATGACCTGGTGGGTTTGGTCTATTCGGTTCTGATACGTCTTTCAGATATTTGGGAATTTAAACCATGTGAAAAGGATCTGGATTCTTGGAGAGGCGGATTATATAGGGTGACGAGAGTAGATTGTGCCGATATGTGGGAATTTCGTTGCATGGAGGATGTAACGAGCTGGCTTAGCGCGGCTCAGTTTCAATCGAAAAGTCGGCATGGACGTCCCATAACAACCGGCGGGACCCTATACTTTGGGAAACATTCTCGAAGGTATTCACTGAAATTCTATTGTAAAGGAGAGGAAATAATGGCTAGAGGCCACAGGATTTCCCCAGATTTACCAAATAATGAAAAGTTGATTAGATTTTCAAAAAATAAACTCAGATATGAGTTGGTATTAAGAAGGCCAAAATTAGAGGAATTAGAATTGGATTATGCAGGTGCCTGGAATATTAAAACGCCAAACATCCTATTAAGGTCTTTTTTAAAGAAGTTGGATCTAGCTGATCAATTTAGGTTAACAGGTGAAAAATACAGATTTTTAAAACCTAGACTTCAAGTGGTATTTGAAGCTTGGAAAAGTGGAACGGATTTGAAAGCTGTTTTAGCCAAAAATACCTTTTACCGTTATAGGAGGGAAATATTAAAGCATGGTGTTGATATTGGAATCCCCAGAAATAATCCAGATAAGGACTTAATTCCTATCCGAAATATTTTGGATCAGGAATTTATTAGGGTTCCAAAGTGGGCAATAGAAAGTGGCCTTCTTTATTTACCTAAAATAGATTAA
- a CDS encoding transporter substrate-binding domain-containing protein, which produces MRQILILLLCAAMVLLAACGGEEPQNAKRKLIVATDATLPPMSFLNDQNRLAGFEVDLIGAVAREAGFEYDLINVEWNGLFGGLITKKYDLVISSVTILEERKERMAFSVPYLQSGLSLVVRRDTEGVTSLEDVQAQDGVVGAQRATTAFFYLEDYPELNKQAYELYGHAIQDLIKGEITAVLGESTGTLYYKNNDAAVFREIKMVGDILTEEHYGIVARKGETELLQRVNDALKKLLDDGTVQRLHEKWELGQAAMVPKTVASGKEN; this is translated from the coding sequence ATGCGACAAATTTTGATTCTTCTTCTTTGTGCGGCGATGGTGTTGCTTGCCGCGTGCGGGGGAGAAGAACCGCAAAACGCAAAACGCAAATTGATCGTGGCGACCGACGCCACCCTGCCGCCGATGTCATTTTTGAATGACCAGAATCGACTCGCGGGATTCGAAGTCGATCTCATCGGCGCGGTGGCGAGGGAAGCGGGATTCGAGTACGACCTCATCAACGTCGAGTGGAACGGGCTGTTCGGCGGGCTCATCACGAAAAAATACGATCTTGTCATCAGTTCCGTCACCATCCTGGAGGAGCGCAAGGAACGCATGGCGTTCAGCGTGCCGTACCTGCAAAGCGGATTGTCGCTGGTGGTGCGACGCGATACGGAAGGTGTGACTTCATTGGAGGACGTGCAGGCACAGGACGGCGTCGTCGGGGCGCAACGCGCCACCACCGCATTCTTTTATCTCGAAGATTACCCCGAACTCAACAAGCAGGCGTACGAGTTGTACGGTCACGCCATTCAGGATTTGATCAAGGGCGAGATCACCGCCGTGCTGGGTGAGAGCACGGGTACGCTGTATTACAAAAACAACGACGCGGCGGTGTTCCGCGAGATCAAGATGGTGGGCGACATTTTGACCGAGGAGCATTACGGCATCGTCGCGCGCAAAGGCGAGACGGAGTTGTTGCAGAGAGTGAACGACGCGTTGAAGAAACTGTTGGACGACGGCACGGTGCAACGCCTGCATGAGAAGTGGGAGCTGGGTCAGGCGGCGATGGTGCCGAAAACCGTTGCGTCGGGTAAGGAGAACTGA
- the purD gene encoding phosphoribosylamine--glycine ligase, translating to MKILVIGGGGREHALTWKIKQSPLVTEVFCAPGNAGTESIARNIAVSATDLDSLLAIAMENQVDLTVVGPEQPLAMGIVDLFQSQGLKIVGPTAKAALIEGSKAFAKDLMKANNVPTADFEVFEDMEAAKAYCRGRGPVVVKADGLAAGKGVFVCNDEAEAIDAVEQIMGAKAFGDSGKQVVIEERLEGQEVSLLAFTDGHMVLPLEAAQDHKAAFDGDAGPNTGGMGAYSPTPIFTSALKDEVVERIMLPVLRGMQKEGVLYKGILYAGLMLTADGPKVLEFNCRMGDPETQPLMMRMKSDIVPPLKACADGTLEKLTLEWKPDAAVCVVMAAGGYPGSYEKGHTITGIEQVASIPEAQVFHAGTKIDGDHIVTHGGRVLGVTALGADIEQAINNAYRAVDKIRWEGAHFRRDIGQKAVKTK from the coding sequence ATGAAAATACTCGTCATCGGCGGCGGTGGCCGCGAGCACGCGCTGACGTGGAAAATCAAGCAAAGCCCGCTGGTGACGGAAGTCTTCTGCGCGCCGGGCAACGCGGGCACCGAATCCATCGCCCGCAACATCGCCGTCTCCGCTACCGATCTCGACTCGCTTCTCGCCATCGCGATGGAAAATCAGGTCGATCTCACCGTCGTCGGCCCGGAACAACCACTCGCCATGGGCATCGTCGATCTGTTCCAGAGCCAGGGATTGAAGATCGTCGGCCCCACCGCCAAGGCGGCGCTCATCGAAGGAAGCAAGGCGTTCGCCAAGGATTTGATGAAAGCGAACAACGTACCCACCGCCGATTTCGAAGTGTTCGAAGACATGGAAGCGGCGAAGGCGTATTGCCGGGGACGCGGCCCGGTGGTGGTGAAGGCCGATGGGCTGGCCGCGGGCAAGGGCGTGTTCGTCTGCAACGATGAAGCGGAGGCCATCGACGCCGTCGAGCAGATCATGGGCGCCAAGGCGTTCGGCGATTCGGGCAAGCAGGTGGTCATCGAGGAGCGGCTGGAAGGACAGGAGGTGTCGCTCCTCGCCTTCACCGACGGCCACATGGTTCTGCCGCTGGAAGCGGCGCAGGATCACAAGGCCGCCTTCGACGGCGATGCCGGACCCAACACCGGCGGCATGGGCGCGTATTCACCGACACCTATTTTCACCTCCGCTCTCAAGGACGAGGTGGTCGAGCGCATCATGCTCCCCGTGCTTCGCGGCATGCAGAAAGAAGGCGTGCTTTATAAAGGCATTCTCTACGCGGGGCTGATGCTCACCGCCGACGGACCGAAGGTGCTGGAGTTCAACTGCCGGATGGGCGACCCGGAAACGCAGCCGCTCATGATGCGCATGAAGTCGGACATCGTGCCGCCGCTCAAGGCCTGCGCCGATGGCACACTGGAAAAACTGACGCTGGAATGGAAACCGGATGCGGCGGTGTGCGTGGTGATGGCGGCGGGAGGTTACCCCGGATCATACGAAAAAGGCCATACCATTACCGGTATCGAGCAGGTGGCGTCGATTCCCGAAGCGCAGGTGTTCCACGCCGGAACGAAAATCGATGGCGACCACATCGTCACCCACGGCGGCCGCGTGTTGGGCGTCACCGCATTGGGTGCGGACATCGAACAGGCCATCAACAACGCCTACCGCGCTGTCGATAAAATCCGCTGGGAAGGCGCACACTTCCGCCGCGATATCGGGCAAAAAGCAGTAAAAACGAAATGA
- a CDS encoding ABC transporter ATP-binding protein: MIRIEGLSKSFGGKPVLQNLSLEIAEGERFVLLGRSGCGKTTLLRCIAGFEQPDAGTISIQGRVVNSLPVERRPVGFIFQRHALFPHKTVYDNIAVGPRIRGEAEADIRDKIDALLTITRLSALRHAWPGQLSGGESQRVALARAVINRPQVLLLDEPLSALDATLRQNLRDELVEMQKAFGITFLFVTHDQEEAMSLADRMGVLEDGRLLQVGEPERLYDRPANRFVAEFLGGVNRLPGVVESAMENGCTVRLDGGGEVMTVADGRKLKSGALVDVFFRPEKAVLCSSPNYESGRNLLEGVLERKSFFGSHTRYRVALKNGSAVTVQVRHGNDAGLRSGMAVWVQVAAEDTLIYEREQNEAASA, translated from the coding sequence ATGATCCGCATCGAAGGACTTTCCAAATCGTTCGGCGGCAAACCCGTGCTCCAGAATTTGTCGCTGGAGATCGCGGAAGGAGAACGCTTCGTTCTTCTGGGCCGCAGTGGATGCGGCAAAACCACGCTGTTGCGTTGCATCGCCGGGTTTGAACAACCGGATGCCGGAACCATTTCCATTCAGGGCCGCGTCGTCAATTCCCTGCCGGTTGAGAGGCGGCCCGTCGGGTTCATCTTCCAGCGCCACGCCCTGTTTCCTCACAAAACCGTGTACGACAACATCGCCGTCGGACCGCGCATTCGCGGCGAGGCGGAGGCGGACATCCGCGACAAAATCGACGCCCTGCTGACCATCACGCGTTTGAGTGCGTTGCGCCATGCGTGGCCGGGTCAATTGAGCGGCGGCGAGTCGCAACGTGTCGCCCTGGCGCGCGCCGTCATCAACCGGCCGCAGGTGCTGCTGCTTGATGAACCGCTGTCGGCACTCGACGCTACTCTTCGGCAGAATCTGCGCGACGAACTGGTGGAGATGCAGAAGGCGTTCGGCATCACCTTCCTGTTCGTCACCCACGACCAGGAAGAGGCGATGAGTCTGGCCGACCGCATGGGTGTGCTGGAAGACGGACGATTACTGCAGGTGGGGGAGCCGGAACGGTTGTACGACCGGCCGGCAAACCGTTTCGTCGCCGAGTTTCTGGGCGGCGTCAACCGCCTGCCCGGCGTGGTGGAAAGCGCAATGGAAAACGGTTGCACGGTGCGGCTCGATGGCGGCGGTGAAGTCATGACGGTTGCGGACGGCAGGAAGCTCAAATCAGGTGCGCTCGTCGATGTGTTCTTCCGTCCGGAAAAGGCGGTGTTGTGTTCGTCTCCGAATTACGAAAGTGGCAGGAACCTGCTGGAAGGGGTGCTGGAGCGCAAATCGTTTTTCGGCAGTCACACGCGCTACCGGGTGGCGCTCAAAAACGGAAGTGCGGTGACGGTGCAGGTGCGGCACGGCAATGATGCGGGCCTCCGTTCGGGCATGGCGGTGTGGGTGCAGGTGGCGGCGGAGGACACGTTGATTTATGAACGCGAACAAAACGAGGCGGCCAGTGCGTGA
- a CDS encoding glycosyltransferase produces MNKIKIKLKRTLMPENPEITSIDEDKLNSSEYLKEIKATTIDSLDDYECAVILGPPGIGKTVLLKEEQIKREGEGKITVFIPINQISSKDTLNEIFKEEYEIEKINDPSNEVYLFFDGLDESRIDINELTSAIIRKIKNIKEVREKSKAQKIYIRISCRSEEWPKEFEQKLKGMLGEREVRQFYLLPLNDYEIKSAIASNFKEQKDKYEEIIEVFRLHGFARRPITLQMLLRIFRNREELPSGQAELFKRGILAALEESSGTRRKIGKTGLLDVEERNLIAGRIATLTILSNRNYIWAGLYSENFPDKSLAISEICGGKEVYLNKEIVVNEAAVREVLNTELFYSIKTDLYQWSHLSFAEYLAAYYLVVNGLSDLKILSLVSFVNDEKIQIPPQTREVVRWLAVFKSSFCKRIIEIDPEILLASDVASLPYDIKELLLNELLKKFDKEEIHDFWQDKRVRYEELIHPGITEQLKPYIQNLQRGIIVRRVAINIAEACGLQELGGEILKIAKNQKDNHLIRKEAISAIRKLDISSYKEELKDILSSGIGDDPMDQIKGELITSLWPKYLNKKELFNNLIVPKAKNFLGSYRYFLHKINFEKWAEEDVLEGLKWLEYAIKNKRADYDFQNVIRQVLFGAWEFVEAPRVLEKMAVVFVHIIREHKYHIAPLADLSPLYEKSELEIRRAFVIKILEKFSEEGISPGWINLWPWKLVFDVDRAWLVEELKNKRESIKEKYFIELLINLIRDKKPDDIPEVIDLAKKNQELNSILEGLYVINLDSEHARWLREEYQHNKNVATEEERPSLRQVINTLIKECEQDSFNWWRLNLALLDSEEPGNGLDEFESNLLESSGWIKSSDKEKAKIIEVAKNYLIENEIEFSKCFEKNTVHRPAQAGYRAFRLLFGQDKDRYYSLKEPIWETWTPAIVGFVTNFKNDEEREIFSKITGDAYKKAPEKFLASLKSVIENENYTKLKEIVKYCYDQKIANVLLSKVMKGVKGENEYELLVEILLEKGNLGIIDKIKTEFYELITAEGITVSENEKNKIIGPARLIQFNPEIGLPLFWQVAQKNNQKAKEIWKMVSTGFRLWGNYDFVSKINSNQLADIYIWADEKFEEDVKKQNNDGEAHFVTSEENVLSLNKTIIDKLVNDGTYDGILALEKISQKLPEKKWLKWSVKEARQNHNKNVWFWFSPKEILTLIFGEVPQYRQISTKESIISYYEEMENDKQYDPQDDRLTVPKTQKEGLEKERISQGIPVSSLKILAVADEWFPRQGGISRLNKDICCSLSALGHGVTCIVLDPTEDEIADAESNNVNLIGAPKNIGVEGINRLLLFQKDDFGGLSPEVIFGHGPKLGPGANHIAGTFFPDSKFCYFVHTLPKEIEIYKNHNEDSDKYKEGIERDERQMELCKKADFVVPIGPRIGYNLKSHVDTNKIFQLCPGLNKEFMNLTHNDPWDRIPIILIIGRMGDDPTLKGLDYALHILKKVHDKELYRKPYKPKLRIRGLDPNLKFDSFGIKDSTIKQYFEPLPYEEEIGKILKDFQSSSILIMPSRSEGFGLVGLEAISAGIPVLVSDESGLGMMLITMDIEGQLPPGMGKKCVVSVSGNDDEVTDRWAKAINEVLSDLGSAYKNADNFRKSLSPHLVWSKIARDFSEFIQKSLQGYT; encoded by the coding sequence ATGAATAAAATCAAAATTAAATTGAAAAGAACGTTAATGCCAGAAAACCCAGAAATTACTTCAATAGATGAAGATAAGCTTAATTCCAGTGAATATTTAAAAGAAATAAAAGCAACTACTATTGATTCTTTAGACGATTATGAATGTGCTGTGATTTTGGGCCCCCCAGGAATCGGAAAGACGGTTTTGTTAAAAGAGGAACAAATAAAAAGAGAGGGGGAGGGCAAGATTACCGTATTCATTCCAATTAATCAGATATCCTCTAAAGATACCCTAAATGAAATTTTCAAAGAAGAATATGAAATTGAAAAAATTAATGATCCTTCTAATGAAGTTTATTTGTTTTTTGATGGGCTTGATGAAAGTCGCATAGATATAAATGAGCTTACATCAGCCATAATTAGAAAAATAAAAAATATAAAGGAAGTAAGGGAAAAAAGTAAGGCCCAAAAAATTTATATAAGAATTAGCTGTAGAAGTGAAGAGTGGCCGAAGGAATTTGAGCAAAAATTAAAAGGAATGCTTGGAGAAAGGGAGGTAAGGCAATTTTATTTGCTGCCTTTAAATGATTATGAAATTAAGAGCGCAATTGCCTCAAATTTCAAAGAACAAAAAGATAAGTATGAAGAAATAATTGAAGTGTTTAGATTGCATGGGTTTGCTCGGAGACCTATAACTCTTCAAATGTTATTAAGAATTTTTAGGAATAGAGAAGAATTGCCAAGTGGGCAGGCCGAATTATTTAAAAGAGGTATTTTGGCTGCACTTGAAGAATCCAGCGGGACAAGAAGAAAAATAGGGAAAACCGGATTGCTGGATGTGGAAGAAAGGAATCTTATTGCTGGTAGGATTGCTACTTTAACCATTTTATCAAACCGAAATTATATCTGGGCTGGGTTATATTCAGAAAATTTTCCAGATAAGAGTTTGGCTATTTCTGAAATATGTGGGGGAAAAGAAGTTTATTTAAATAAAGAGATTGTTGTAAATGAGGCGGCTGTTAGAGAGGTATTAAATACAGAGCTTTTCTACAGCATAAAAACTGACCTTTATCAATGGAGCCATCTATCTTTCGCAGAATATTTAGCTGCGTACTATTTGGTCGTTAATGGTCTGTCAGATCTAAAAATTCTTTCCTTAGTCAGTTTTGTAAATGACGAAAAAATTCAAATTCCTCCACAAACTAGAGAAGTTGTTAGATGGTTAGCGGTATTTAAGTCATCCTTTTGCAAACGCATAATTGAGATTGATCCCGAAATATTGCTGGCAAGTGACGTTGCATCTCTTCCTTATGACATTAAAGAATTACTTCTTAATGAGCTATTAAAAAAGTTTGATAAGGAGGAAATTCACGATTTTTGGCAAGACAAAAGAGTCCGGTATGAAGAATTAATTCATCCGGGAATTACAGAGCAATTGAAGCCGTATATTCAAAACCTACAGAGGGGGATAATTGTTAGAAGAGTCGCCATAAATATTGCAGAAGCATGTGGATTGCAAGAATTAGGAGGGGAAATTTTAAAAATTGCAAAAAATCAAAAGGATAACCATTTAATAAGGAAGGAGGCAATTTCAGCAATAAGGAAACTGGATATCTCTTCATATAAAGAAGAATTAAAGGATATTTTGTCTTCGGGAATAGGTGATGATCCAATGGATCAAATTAAAGGGGAGTTGATAACAAGTCTATGGCCTAAATATCTTAATAAGAAAGAGCTATTTAATAATTTAATAGTTCCAAAAGCGAAAAATTTTCTCGGCTCATATAGGTATTTTCTCCATAAAATAAATTTTGAAAAATGGGCCGAGGAAGATGTTTTGGAAGGCCTGAAATGGCTTGAATATGCCATAAAAAATAAAAGGGCAGATTATGATTTTCAAAATGTTATTCGACAGGTTTTATTTGGAGCATGGGAATTTGTGGAAGCTCCCAGGGTTTTAGAGAAGATGGCTGTAGTATTTGTTCATATTATTAGGGAGCATAAATACCATATTGCACCCTTGGCCGATTTGAGTCCCCTATATGAAAAAAGTGAACTGGAAATACGCAGGGCTTTTGTAATTAAAATATTGGAAAAATTTTCAGAAGAAGGTATTAGCCCGGGGTGGATTAATTTGTGGCCATGGAAATTGGTTTTTGATGTAGATAGGGCTTGGTTGGTCGAGGAGCTTAAAAATAAAAGAGAATCCATAAAGGAAAAATATTTTATCGAATTATTAATTAACTTAATCCGAGACAAAAAACCAGATGATATCCCCGAGGTAATAGATCTTGCTAAGAAAAACCAAGAACTGAATTCAATTCTTGAAGGCCTATATGTAATAAATCTAGATTCAGAGCATGCCAGGTGGCTTAGAGAGGAATACCAGCATAATAAGAATGTAGCAACAGAAGAAGAGCGACCGAGTTTAAGGCAGGTAATAAATACCCTTATAAAAGAATGTGAGCAGGATAGCTTTAATTGGTGGCGTCTTAATCTCGCATTGTTGGATTCAGAGGAGCCTGGTAATGGGCTTGATGAATTTGAAAGTAACCTTTTAGAGTCCTCAGGGTGGATTAAATCTAGCGATAAGGAAAAAGCAAAAATAATTGAAGTTGCAAAAAATTATTTAATTGAAAATGAAATTGAATTCTCGAAATGCTTTGAAAAAAATACTGTGCATCGACCAGCTCAAGCTGGATATAGAGCATTTAGATTATTATTTGGTCAAGATAAAGACCGATATTATAGTTTGAAAGAGCCTATTTGGGAAACCTGGACCCCAGCTATTGTTGGTTTTGTAACCAACTTCAAAAATGATGAAGAGAGAGAAATATTTTCCAAAATTACGGGGGACGCGTATAAAAAGGCGCCTGAAAAATTTCTGGCCTCATTAAAAAGCGTCATAGAGAACGAAAACTATACTAAATTAAAGGAGATCGTTAAATATTGTTATGATCAAAAAATAGCCAATGTGCTATTGAGTAAGGTTATGAAGGGAGTAAAAGGTGAAAATGAATATGAGCTCTTAGTTGAGATTCTTCTTGAAAAAGGAAATCTGGGGATCATCGATAAAATTAAAACCGAATTTTACGAGTTAATAACAGCCGAAGGGATTACAGTTTCTGAGAATGAGAAAAATAAAATTATAGGGCCGGCTAGGTTAATTCAATTTAATCCTGAAATTGGTTTGCCTCTTTTTTGGCAAGTAGCCCAGAAAAATAATCAAAAGGCAAAAGAAATTTGGAAAATGGTTTCCACTGGCTTCCGGTTGTGGGGTAACTATGACTTTGTTTCAAAAATTAATTCAAACCAATTAGCAGACATATACATATGGGCCGACGAAAAATTTGAAGAGGATGTAAAGAAACAAAATAATGACGGTGAAGCCCATTTTGTGACTTCAGAAGAAAATGTGCTTTCTCTGAACAAAACAATTATAGATAAATTGGTTAATGATGGGACATATGATGGGATACTTGCTCTAGAAAAAATATCACAAAAATTACCTGAAAAAAAATGGCTAAAATGGAGCGTAAAAGAAGCAAGGCAGAATCATAATAAAAATGTTTGGTTCTGGTTTTCCCCGAAGGAAATATTAACTTTAATATTTGGAGAGGTTCCCCAGTATAGGCAAATAAGTACAAAGGAATCTATCATTTCCTATTATGAGGAAATGGAAAATGACAAGCAATATGATCCTCAAGATGATCGTTTGACAGTCCCCAAAACACAGAAAGAAGGGCTAGAGAAAGAAAGAATAAGTCAAGGCATACCTGTTTCATCTCTAAAAATTTTGGCTGTTGCGGATGAATGGTTTCCAAGGCAAGGTGGTATTTCTCGATTAAATAAGGATATATGTTGTTCCCTTTCTGCATTAGGGCACGGGGTCACTTGTATCGTTTTAGATCCCACAGAGGACGAGATTGCTGACGCTGAATCAAACAATGTGAATTTAATTGGTGCGCCAAAAAATATTGGAGTAGAAGGAATAAATCGACTTTTATTGTTTCAGAAAGATGATTTTGGGGGCTTGTCTCCAGAGGTGATTTTTGGCCATGGACCAAAACTAGGCCCGGGTGCAAATCATATAGCTGGCACCTTTTTCCCAGATAGTAAATTTTGTTACTTTGTTCACACTTTACCGAAAGAAATAGAGATTTATAAAAATCACAATGAGGATTCCGACAAATACAAGGAAGGTATTGAAAGAGATGAAAGGCAAATGGAACTCTGTAAAAAAGCCGACTTTGTCGTTCCAATAGGTCCAAGGATTGGTTACAACCTAAAAAGTCATGTGGATACTAATAAAATATTCCAGCTTTGCCCTGGTTTAAATAAAGAGTTTATGAATTTAACTCACAATGATCCATGGGATAGAATACCCATTATATTGATTATCGGAAGAATGGGTGATGACCCCACGTTGAAGGGGTTGGATTATGCCTTGCATATTTTAAAGAAAGTTCATGATAAGGAATTGTATAGAAAGCCCTACAAGCCTAAATTAAGGATTCGTGGGTTAGATCCTAATCTAAAATTTGATAGTTTTGGCATTAAGGATTCAACTATTAAGCAATACTTTGAGCCCCTACCTTACGAGGAAGAAATCGGAAAAATTCTCAAAGATTTTCAAAGTTCAAGTATTTTAATCATGCCTTCCAGGTCAGAGGGTTTTGGGTTGGTAGGTTTGGAAGCAATTTCTGCCGGAATTCCTGTCTTGGTTAGTGATGAAAGCGGGCTCGGTATGATGCTAATTACAATGGATATTGAGGGTCAGCTACCACCTGGGATGGGAAAGAAATGTGTCGTGTCAGTTTCGGGTAATGACGACGAAGTAACGGATAGGTGGGCCAAGGCAATAAACGAAGTTTTATCGGACTTAGGCTCGGCATATAAAAATGCGGATAATTTTAGAAAAAGCCTTTCCCCGCATCTAGTTTGGTCCAAAATTGCTCGCGATTTTTCTGAGTTTATCCAGAAATCTTTACAAGGTTATACCTAA
- a CDS encoding isoaspartyl peptidase/L-asparaginase yields the protein MTAHRYALLAHGGAGSDNANSDGTDRACERGLELMQSGSSALDAACAAVEVLENDGRFNAGVGSRRRDDGSIQMDAACMDGARHKFGAVAVVEGFQNPVHIAHALLDEPYHLLAGDGAARYATERGFTALDESRVRGTGAKSSDTVGAVAWDGKQFAAALSTGGTGKSWRGRVGDVPLIGCGLYAGPSGAVAATGHGESIALNMTAYRAYQLLEAGAPADTVMQAVLSWFEAAQDIGILVVGAKDWAGGSNRSMAWSGRQGLQQTG from the coding sequence ATGACGGCACACCGATATGCCCTGCTCGCCCACGGCGGCGCGGGCTCCGACAACGCGAATTCCGACGGCACCGACCGCGCCTGCGAGCGCGGCCTGGAATTGATGCAAAGCGGTTCCTCGGCTCTGGATGCCGCCTGCGCCGCAGTGGAAGTGCTGGAAAACGACGGCCGCTTCAACGCGGGCGTGGGATCGCGCCGCCGCGACGACGGATCCATCCAGATGGACGCGGCGTGCATGGACGGCGCCCGGCACAAGTTCGGCGCAGTGGCGGTGGTCGAGGGATTCCAGAACCCGGTGCACATTGCCCACGCCCTGCTCGACGAACCGTATCACCTGTTGGCCGGGGACGGCGCGGCGCGGTACGCGACAGAACGCGGCTTCACCGCGCTGGATGAAAGCCGCGTACGCGGCACCGGCGCCAAGAGCTCGGACACCGTCGGTGCCGTCGCGTGGGACGGCAAACAGTTCGCCGCGGCGCTCAGCACCGGCGGGACAGGCAAAAGCTGGCGGGGACGCGTCGGCGACGTGCCCTTGATCGGATGCGGCCTGTACGCCGGTCCCAGCGGAGCCGTCGCCGCCACCGGGCACGGTGAATCGATCGCCCTCAACATGACCGCCTACCGCGCGTATCAACTGCTGGAGGCGGGCGCTCCCGCCGACACCGTCATGCAGGCGGTGTTGAGCTGGTTCGAGGCGGCGCAGGATATCGGCATCCTGGTGGTGGGCGCAAAGGACTGGGCGGGCGGCTCCAACCGCAGTATGGCCTGGTCGGGCAGGCAGGGCCTACAACAAACGGGCTGA